The proteins below are encoded in one region of Syntrophotalea carbinolica DSM 2380:
- a CDS encoding four helix bundle suffix domain-containing protein, translating to MADGEGLIPRHGGYRNLKSFQIAQLIYDVTVRFCNRYIDKRSRTHDQMVQAARSGVQNIAEGSQASATSKKFELKLTQVARASLEELRLDYEDFLRQRGLTLWEREDPRRKSLITRRCASAEEVATWVGELRNGHHGGGGQKNLSTESMPSTKSTYQEISANAALTLIAVACSLLDRQVAAQAAAFEREGGFTERLYRVRSRKRQRS from the coding sequence ATGGCCGATGGTGAGGGATTGATCCCCAGACATGGCGGGTATCGCAACCTGAAAAGCTTTCAGATCGCGCAGCTGATCTATGATGTGACGGTGCGGTTTTGTAACCGCTATATCGACAAGCGCAGCCGCACTCATGACCAGATGGTCCAGGCGGCGCGCAGCGGCGTACAGAATATCGCCGAAGGGAGCCAAGCTTCGGCCACCTCCAAAAAATTCGAATTGAAACTGACCCAGGTAGCGCGGGCCAGTCTCGAAGAGTTGCGGCTCGACTACGAAGATTTTTTGCGGCAGCGGGGACTCACCCTCTGGGAGAGGGAGGATCCGCGTCGTAAGTCCCTGATCACGCGGAGGTGCGCCTCCGCCGAGGAAGTGGCGACCTGGGTTGGCGAGCTCAGGAATGGACATCATGGAGGGGGAGGACAAAAAAATCTGTCCACAGAGTCCATGCCGTCCACTAAGTCCACCTATCAAGAGATCTCCGCCAATGCCGCTCTGACTCTCATCGCCGTGGCCTGCTCCCTGCTCGATCGGCAGGTGGCCGCACAGGCCGCGGCCTTTGAACGGGAAGGCGGCTTTACCGAGCGACTGTACCGTGTCCGCAGCCGGAAAAGGCAGCGTTCATGA
- the ttcA gene encoding tRNA 2-thiocytidine(32) synthetase TtcA, with amino-acid sequence MPIVEDRLFRKIKKLTGKAIGDFNLIEEGDRIAVAVSGGKDSWTLLHILDSLRRRAPIRYELIAVNVDPGFPGYRTDIMEAHLREYGFANRMERTDCATIIKEKLRPGSSFCAFCARLRRGVLYSVATELGCNKLALGHHLDDFVETLLLNQFYVGTLAAMSPKLLADNGQHTVIRPMVYVEESDVAAFAEANGLPAIPCGCPEETRSDQNRQRMKRLVSQLAEDIPHLRSSLIGALGNVQPRHLLDASLKDFGTAAAD; translated from the coding sequence TTGCCTATTGTCGAAGATCGCCTGTTTCGCAAAATTAAAAAACTGACGGGAAAAGCCATCGGTGATTTCAATCTTATCGAAGAGGGGGACCGTATCGCCGTGGCGGTTTCGGGAGGTAAGGATTCCTGGACTTTGCTGCATATTCTCGACAGTTTACGGCGGCGGGCGCCGATTCGTTACGAGTTGATCGCGGTCAATGTCGATCCCGGCTTTCCCGGTTACCGCACCGATATTATGGAGGCGCATCTTAGAGAGTACGGCTTTGCCAACCGCATGGAACGTACCGATTGTGCGACCATTATCAAAGAAAAACTGCGTCCCGGATCTTCTTTTTGTGCCTTTTGCGCCCGTCTTCGCCGGGGGGTGCTGTACTCCGTCGCCACTGAACTGGGGTGCAATAAGCTGGCCCTGGGACACCATCTGGATGATTTTGTGGAAACGCTGTTGCTCAATCAGTTCTACGTGGGGACTCTGGCCGCCATGAGTCCCAAGCTGTTGGCCGACAACGGCCAGCATACCGTGATTCGGCCCATGGTTTATGTGGAAGAAAGCGATGTTGCGGCTTTTGCCGAAGCCAACGGACTACCGGCCATCCCCTGCGGGTGTCCCGAGGAAACCCGCTCCGATCAGAACCGGCAGCGCATGAAACGGCTGGTCAGTCAATTAGCCGAAGATATCCCCCATCTGCGCAGCAGCCTTATCGGTGCGCTGGGTAATGTCCAGCCGCGACATCTGCTCGATGCCAGTCTCAAGGATTTCGGTACCGCCGCAGCCGACTGA
- a CDS encoding PP2C family protein-serine/threonine phosphatase, producing MTSSFHTKADIDLASEVQQLLFPKGSPHCNWCCIGTKNRMARGLGGDYFDFIALPDGCLVVFLGDVTGHGLQASVVMALLYGFIHRGTAENCNPREMASRVNEFLFSFARRSRRLDHFFSTTLFYGVIDPDTLEMRYINNGQGNPLVRRGHKIVSLEATGQPLGYFDQPEIAMARFQFQHGDRFLLYTDGLVEAFNPKGQAFGLPGLKRLLRHDHRGHGEFLEALFQSLVSFGAPDPPQDDCTAITIDFKRPAV from the coding sequence ATGACTTCCAGTTTTCATACCAAGGCTGATATCGATCTGGCCAGTGAAGTGCAGCAGTTGCTCTTTCCCAAGGGCTCGCCGCATTGCAACTGGTGCTGTATCGGTACCAAGAATCGCATGGCGCGGGGCCTGGGCGGCGATTATTTTGATTTCATCGCTTTGCCGGACGGTTGTCTGGTGGTGTTTCTTGGGGATGTTACCGGTCATGGTCTGCAGGCCTCGGTGGTCATGGCCCTGCTTTACGGGTTTATACATCGCGGCACCGCCGAAAATTGCAATCCCCGGGAGATGGCATCGCGGGTCAACGAATTTCTGTTTTCCTTTGCTCGTCGCTCCCGCCGGCTGGATCATTTTTTTTCCACGACCCTGTTTTACGGAGTCATCGACCCCGACACTTTGGAGATGCGCTACATCAACAACGGGCAGGGCAATCCGCTGGTGCGCCGCGGCCATAAGATTGTGTCTCTGGAGGCGACAGGGCAGCCGTTGGGGTATTTCGATCAGCCTGAAATTGCCATGGCCCGTTTTCAGTTTCAGCATGGCGATCGATTTCTGCTGTACACTGACGGACTGGTTGAAGCCTTTAATCCCAAGGGGCAGGCTTTCGGTCTGCCCGGGTTGAAACGATTGCTGCGCCATGACCACCGTGGTCATGGCGAATTTCTCGAAGCATTGTTTCAGTCACTGGTGTCATTCGGTGCCCCTGATCCGCCACAGGATGACTGCACCGCCATAACCATCGATTTTAAGCGTCCTGCGGTTTAA
- a CDS encoding insulinase family protein, translating to MKQREYRAGDRQHGFVITSVSTLPELNATLVQLRHERTGARMVHLDREDDNNLFSVGFRTTPQDSTGVAHILEHTVLCGSQRFPVRDPFFTMLKRSLSTFMNALTASDWTCYPFASQNKTDFYNLMGIYLDAAFFPLLREQDFRQEGHRLEFAEAGDSSSPLQFKGVVYNEMKGAMADPSSLLHRRLTRALYPTVTYGFNSGGEPADILDLSYEQLKAFHGTYYHPANAWFFTYGNMPLAEHLQAIDEQALCHFDALQVDSGIPDEARYTEPRRVEETFPVDAGESLEHRSIVQLGWLTCPVSDQFERLGMMLLSELLLGNPAAPLYKALLDSKLGQNLAPGTGYHDDYRETYLAVGLQGTDPETVEAVETLILNTLQEIVDTGFSSEQIEAAIHQLEFSCREVNGDQYPYGLLLLMRMFGSWLHADDPVSPLCLEQDLVRLRQELANGPFFENLIRRQLLENPHRVTLLLKPDVEQKSREEKQLKARLENIEKQLSAEDREHLLAQGVALQQTQEAAEDLSCLPTLELSDIPASQPLVDSDPFECQGVPVRWFEQPTNGIGYFTAHLQIDDLPEELFQDVPLFCTLLTKVGAAGKNYLEMAERVSAATGGVQASASLLDGPASLDTFQLGVELRGKALLRNQQPMFDILKDFCTAPDFSDLQRLHTVLQQLKTSLENSVPGSGHSYASRAASGSLTAAGRVREVWSGLHLIHAVKELAARQPEQLSEFAQRLQRLAAAIFRRDRLRCAITAEEPVFRSMQPVLDGFFAEIPAAGASVPPPKRPSPFDDKASGWVAAVPVAYVARVFRAVPLEHPDGAVLMVLAKLLRGGYLHREIREKGGAYGGMANYDAQGGLFAMLSYRDPHLLRTLDVFRDATRWAADGGFAAVDIKEAILGVFSQLDRPLSPGGKGLREFHYVLQGLTPEARQVFRQRILAVDAEALSAAAGRYLVDGWQDSAVSVVAGEDMLQEANLQLGDASLTLGRI from the coding sequence ATGAAACAACGCGAATATCGCGCCGGCGACCGGCAGCACGGATTTGTCATCACTTCGGTTTCAACTTTGCCGGAACTCAACGCCACTCTGGTGCAGTTGCGGCATGAGCGCACCGGCGCGCGCATGGTTCACCTTGACCGGGAGGATGACAATAACCTGTTTTCGGTCGGATTCCGCACCACTCCGCAGGATTCCACCGGTGTCGCGCATATTCTCGAACATACGGTATTGTGCGGTTCGCAAAGGTTCCCGGTGCGTGATCCTTTCTTTACCATGCTGAAGCGCAGTCTCAGCACCTTCATGAACGCTCTGACCGCCAGCGACTGGACCTGTTATCCGTTTGCCTCGCAGAACAAGACCGATTTTTACAACTTGATGGGGATCTATCTCGATGCGGCGTTTTTCCCTTTGCTGCGCGAACAGGATTTTCGGCAGGAGGGGCATCGTCTGGAATTCGCCGAAGCCGGCGATAGCTCTTCCCCGTTGCAATTCAAGGGGGTGGTTTACAACGAGATGAAGGGCGCGATGGCCGACCCATCATCCTTGTTGCACCGACGACTTACCCGCGCTTTGTACCCGACGGTCACTTACGGCTTTAATTCCGGCGGAGAACCGGCCGATATCCTCGATTTGAGCTATGAACAATTGAAGGCGTTTCATGGCACCTATTATCACCCGGCCAACGCCTGGTTCTTCACCTACGGGAATATGCCCCTGGCGGAGCATCTGCAAGCCATAGATGAGCAGGCTTTGTGTCATTTTGATGCGTTGCAGGTTGACAGCGGCATCCCTGACGAAGCCCGCTACACCGAGCCCCGCAGGGTCGAGGAAACCTTTCCGGTCGATGCCGGGGAATCTTTGGAGCATCGCTCCATCGTGCAGTTGGGGTGGCTGACCTGTCCGGTTTCCGATCAGTTCGAGCGGCTTGGCATGATGTTGTTGTCCGAACTGCTGCTGGGTAATCCGGCGGCTCCGCTGTACAAGGCATTGCTCGATTCGAAGTTGGGGCAGAATCTGGCACCCGGCACCGGATACCACGATGATTATCGTGAAACCTACCTGGCCGTCGGTTTGCAGGGCACCGATCCCGAAACTGTCGAAGCGGTCGAAACGCTGATCCTGAACACTTTGCAGGAGATTGTCGATACGGGATTCTCGTCGGAGCAGATCGAAGCGGCCATCCACCAGCTTGAATTCTCCTGCCGCGAGGTCAACGGGGATCAGTATCCGTATGGCTTGTTGCTGTTGATGCGGATGTTCGGATCGTGGCTGCATGCGGACGATCCGGTGTCGCCGCTGTGTCTGGAACAGGACCTGGTGCGCTTGCGGCAGGAATTGGCCAACGGCCCGTTTTTCGAAAACCTGATTCGCCGCCAGTTGCTGGAGAATCCCCACAGGGTGACGTTGCTGCTCAAACCCGATGTCGAGCAGAAATCCCGTGAGGAAAAACAGCTAAAGGCCCGACTGGAAAACATCGAAAAACAACTTTCCGCTGAGGATCGGGAACATCTGCTAGCGCAAGGCGTGGCGTTGCAACAGACCCAGGAGGCGGCCGAGGATCTATCCTGTCTGCCTACTCTGGAGCTTTCCGATATTCCGGCCAGTCAGCCGTTGGTAGACAGCGATCCGTTTGAGTGTCAAGGGGTTCCGGTCCGCTGGTTCGAGCAGCCGACCAACGGTATCGGATATTTTACCGCTCATCTGCAGATCGATGATTTGCCGGAAGAGTTGTTTCAGGATGTGCCCCTGTTCTGCACGCTGTTGACCAAAGTCGGCGCTGCCGGCAAGAACTATCTGGAGATGGCGGAACGCGTGTCGGCGGCTACCGGTGGCGTGCAGGCCAGTGCTTCGCTCCTCGATGGGCCGGCCAGCCTGGATACCTTCCAGTTGGGCGTGGAGTTGCGCGGCAAGGCACTGTTGCGAAATCAACAGCCCATGTTCGATATTCTCAAAGACTTTTGTACGGCACCGGATTTTTCCGATCTTCAGCGCCTGCACACCGTATTGCAGCAGTTGAAAACTTCGCTGGAAAATTCCGTTCCCGGTTCCGGCCACAGTTATGCCTCGAGGGCTGCTTCCGGTTCCTTGACGGCTGCAGGGCGGGTTCGGGAGGTGTGGAGCGGTTTGCACCTGATTCATGCCGTGAAAGAGCTGGCAGCCAGACAACCGGAACAACTCTCGGAATTTGCCCAGCGTCTGCAACGCCTGGCCGCAGCGATTTTCCGCCGCGACCGGTTGCGTTGTGCCATTACCGCCGAAGAGCCGGTCTTCCGGAGTATGCAGCCGGTTCTCGATGGCTTCTTTGCCGAAATACCGGCTGCCGGCGCGTCTGTGCCGCCGCCGAAGCGACCCTCACCCTTTGATGACAAGGCCTCCGGTTGGGTGGCGGCGGTGCCTGTGGCTTATGTGGCGCGGGTTTTCCGTGCGGTTCCGCTGGAGCATCCCGATGGTGCCGTCCTGATGGTTTTGGCCAAGTTGCTGCGCGGCGGTTATCTGCACCGGGAAATCCGTGAAAAAGGCGGTGCTTACGGTGGCATGGCCAATTACGATGCTCAGGGTGGCTTGTTTGCCATGCTGTCCTATCGCGATCCCCACCTGTTGCGCACTCTGGATGTTTTCAGGGACGCAACCCGCTGGGCTGCTGACGGCGGTTTTGCCGCAGTCGACATTAAAGAAGCGATCCTGGGGGTCTTCAGTCAGCTCGACCGGCCCCTGTCGCCGGGCGGCAAGGGGCTTCGGGAATTCCATTATGTGCTGCAGGGATTGACGCCCGAAGCGCGTCAGGTTTTTCGTCAGCGGATCCTTGCTGTTGATGCCGAAGCGCTTTCTGCCGCAGCCGGACGTTATCTGGTGGACGGCTGGCAGGACAGCGCGGTGTCGGTCGTTGCAGGGGAGGACATGTTGCAGGAGGCCAACCTTCAGCTTGGCGATGCGTCCCTGACGCTGGGGCGTATCTGA
- a CDS encoding helix-turn-helix transcriptional regulator produces MEKLLSTKEVAQRLSVNEKMVYTLITEKGLPATKITGKWLFPSHLVEQWVESMTINYPTGAAELPHKSGLLMIAGSDDMLLDRALSLFMKLNAGYVVLFGAVGSLGGLKALRRGMCHMATSHLADENEKDYNFSFAASELEALPAVVNFCRREQGLIVAKGNPHGIRSCRDIAEKDLTVVNRPLGASTRIIFDQQLQEADIKPARLKGYGNEVSRHLDIGLEILSGRADIGPGIRPAAAMLGLDFLPLRWERFDLLIPKDCFFDKSIQQFLAMLHEPAFHDLAASMPGYELNLAGRMLFPGESR; encoded by the coding sequence ATGGAAAAACTGCTGTCCACTAAAGAAGTCGCGCAACGCCTCAGTGTCAACGAAAAGATGGTCTATACGTTGATCACCGAAAAAGGCCTGCCGGCAACCAAAATTACAGGCAAGTGGTTGTTTCCGTCCCACTTGGTGGAACAGTGGGTCGAGAGCATGACCATCAATTATCCTACCGGTGCGGCCGAGTTGCCGCACAAAAGTGGGCTGTTGATGATCGCCGGCAGCGACGATATGCTGCTCGACAGGGCGTTGTCGCTGTTCATGAAGCTCAATGCCGGGTATGTCGTTCTGTTTGGGGCGGTGGGCAGCCTCGGCGGTCTCAAGGCGTTGCGCCGTGGTATGTGTCACATGGCGACCAGCCACCTGGCCGATGAAAACGAAAAGGATTACAATTTTTCCTTTGCGGCCAGTGAGCTTGAGGCGCTCCCGGCGGTGGTTAATTTCTGTCGCCGCGAACAGGGGCTGATTGTCGCCAAGGGCAATCCCCACGGTATCCGCAGTTGCCGGGATATCGCCGAGAAGGATTTGACGGTGGTCAATCGTCCCCTCGGCGCCAGTACCCGGATTATTTTCGATCAGCAGCTGCAAGAGGCCGATATCAAGCCCGCCCGCCTTAAAGGGTATGGCAACGAGGTGTCCCGTCATCTCGATATCGGGCTTGAGATCCTGTCCGGGCGCGCCGATATCGGCCCCGGTATCCGGCCCGCAGCCGCCATGCTGGGCCTCGATTTTCTGCCCTTGCGCTGGGAACGTTTCGACCTGTTGATTCCCAAGGACTGCTTTTTCGACAAATCGATCCAGCAATTTCTCGCCATGTTGCACGAGCCGGCGTTTCACGATCTCGCCGCCAGCATGCCCGGTTACGAGCTGAATCTCGCCGGTCGTATGTTGTTCCCCGGTGAAAGCCGCTGA